A single Rhopalosiphum padi isolate XX-2018 chromosome 4, ASM2088224v1, whole genome shotgun sequence DNA region contains:
- the LOC132930523 gene encoding mitochondrial import inner membrane translocase subunit Tim16-like, which produces MAKYIVQIIIIGSQIVGKALTKALKQEYAASQESARRAGGGRAGAAHAAANAKAGITLEEAKQILNVQDMTQDEIQKRYEYLFKINDKSVGGSFYLQSKIYRAKERLDKEISNKSSEKA; this is translated from the exons ATGGCCAAATATATCGTGCAAATAATAATCATCGGCTCTCAGATTGTCGGCAAGGCCCTGACCAAAGCTCTTAAACAGGAATACGCCGCAAGCCAGGAGTCCGCTCGTAGGGCTGGTGGAGGACGTGCGGGCGCAGCTCACGCCGCAGCAAATGCCAAGGCCGGAATCACGTTGGAGGAGGCCAAACAGATATTGAACGTCCAAG atatGACCCAAGATGAAATCCAGAAaagatatgaatatttattcaaaataaatgacAAATCAGTAGGTGGTTCATTTTACCTACAGTCTAAAATATACAGAGCTAAAGAACGACTAGATAAAGAAATTTCCAATAAGAGTAGTGAAAAAGCGTAA